From the Zonotrichia leucophrys gambelii isolate GWCS_2022_RI chromosome 10, RI_Zleu_2.0, whole genome shotgun sequence genome, one window contains:
- the MAPK6 gene encoding mitogen-activated protein kinase 6: MAEKFESLMNIHGFDLGSRYMDLKPLGCGGNGLVFSAVDNDCDKRVAVKKIVLTDPQSVKHALREIKIIRRLDHDNIVKVFEILGPSGSQLTDDVGSLTELNCVYIVQEYMETDLANLLEQGPLLEDHARLFMYQLLRGLKYIHSANVLHRDLKPANLFINTEDLVLKIGDFGLARIMDPHYSHKGHLSEGLVTKWYRSPRLLLSPNNYTKAIDMWAAGCIFAEMLTGKTLFAGAHELEQMQLILESIPVVHEEDRQELLNVIPVYIRNDMTEPHKPLTQLLPGISPEALDFLEQILTFSPMDRLTAEEALSHPYMSIYSFPTDEPISSHPFHIEDEVDDILLMDESHSHIYNWERYHDSQFSDHDWPIHNNYEADEVQRDPRALSDVTDEEEVQVDPRKYLDGDREKYLEDPAFDTHFSTEPCWQYSDHHENKYCDLECSHTCNYKMRSSSYLDNLVWRDSEVNHYYEPKLIIDLSNWKEQSKDKSDKKGKSKCEKNGLVKAQIALEEASQQLVEKEREKNQGFDFDSFIAETIQLSLQHESTDVDKLNDLNSSVSQIELKGIISKSVSREKQEKGMANLAQLEALYQTSWDSQFVSGGEGCFLIDQFCCEVRKDEQVEKENTYTSYLDKFFSKKEDAEMLEPEPVEEGKLGEKEREESFLSNSGELLFNKQLEAIGIPQFHSPVGSPLKSIQATLTPSAMKSSPQIPHKTYSSILKHLN; encoded by the exons atggcagaaaaatttGAAAGTCTCATGAACATTCATGGTTTTGATCTGGGCTCTCGGTATATGGACTTAAAACCACTGGGCTGTGGTGGAAACGGCTTAGTTTTTTCTGCTGTCGATAATGACTGTGACAAAAGAGTAGCTGTCAAGAAAATTGTCCTTACAGATCCCCAGAGTGTTAAACATGCTCTACGTGAGATCAAAATTATTAGAAGACTTGACCACGACAACATTGTCAAAGTATTTGAAATTCTTGGTCCCAGTGGAAGCCAGTTAACAGATGATGTGGGCTCCCTGACAGAATTGAACTGTGTTTACATTGTCCAGGAATACATGGAGACAGATCTGGCTAATTTGCTAGAGCAAGGCCCTTTACTGGAAGATCATGCCAGACTTTTCATGTACCAGCTGCTACGTGGGCTCAAGTATATTCACTCTGCAAATGTTCTGCATAGAGATCTCAAACCAGCTAATCTTTTCATTAATACTGAAGACTTGGTGCTGAAGATTGGTGACTTTGGTCTTGCACGAATCATGGATCCTCATTATTCCCACAAG gGCCATCTTTCTGAAGGATTGGTTACTAAATGGTACAGATCGCCCCGGCTTTTGCTTTCTCCTAACAACTACACTAAAGCCATTGACATGTGGGCTGCAGGTTGCATCTTTGCTGAAATGCTGACTGGGAAAACCCTCTTTGCAG GTGCACATGAACTTGAACAGATGCAGTTGATTCTAGAATCAATTCCTGTCGTACATGAGGAGGACCGTCAGGAGCTTCTCAATGTAATTCCAGTTTACATTAGAAATGATATGACTGAGCCACACAAACCTTTAACTCAGTTGCTTCCAGGCATCAGTCCTGAAG CACTGGACTTTCTGGAGCAAATTTTGACATTTAGTCCCATGGATCGATTGACAGCAGAAGAAGCTTTGTCCCATCCTTATATGAGCATTTATTCCTTTCCAACGGATGAGCCTATTTCAAGTCATCCTTTTCACATTGAAGATGAGGTTGATGATATTCTGCTAATGGATGAAAGTCACAGCCATATTTATAATTGGGAAAG ATACCATGACAGTCAGTTTTCAGACCATGACTGGCCTATTCATAATAACTATGAAGCTGATGAAGTTCAGCGTGATCCAAGGGCTCTTTCTGACGTTACTGATGAAGAAGAAGTGCAAGTGGATCCTCGCAAATATTTGGACGGAGATCGTGAAAAGTACCTGGAGGATCCTGCCTTTGACACCCACTTCTCTACTGAGCCTTGCTGGCAGTACTCAGATCACCACGAAAACAAGTATTGTGATCTGGAATGTAGTCACACTTGTAATTACAAAATGAGGTCCTCTTCATACCTAGATAATTTAGTTTGGCGAGACAGTGAAGTTAACCATTACTATGAGCCCAAGCTTATTATAGATCTTTCAAACTGGAAGGAACAAAGCAAAGATAAGTCTGACAAGAAAGGCAAGTCTAAATGTGAAAAGAATGGGTTGGTGAAAGCTCAGATAGCACTTGAGGAAGCATCACAGCAACTTGttgaaaaagaaagggagaagaatCAGGGGTTTGACTTTGATTCTTTTATAGCAGAAACCATCCAGCTTAGTTTACAACATGAGTCTACTGATGTTGATAAATTAAATGACTTGAATAGTTCAGTGTCTCAGATAGAGTTGAAAGGAATAATATCGAAGTCGGTGagcagagagaagcaggagaaaggaaTGGCCAATTTGGCCCAGTTAGAAGCTCTGTACCAAACTTCTTGGGACAGTCAGTTTGTCAGTGGTGGGGAGGGGTGCTTCCTCATAGACCAGTTCTGTTGCGAGGTAAGGAAAGATGAACaagttgaaaaagaaaatacttacaCCAGTTATTTGGACAAATTTTTTAGTAAGAAAGAAGATGCTGAAATGCTAGAACCTGAGCCAGTAGAAGAGGGGAAGCttggggagaaggagagagaagagagctTTCTCAGTAACAGTGGGGAACTCCTCTTCAACAAGCAGCTTGAGGCTATAGGTATTCCTCAGTTTCACAGCCCTGTTGGCTCGCCTCTCAAGTCCATCCAGGCCACGCTAACGCCTTCTGCTATGAAATCATCTCCCCAGATTCCCCACAAAACCTACAGCAGCATTCTGAAACATCTAAACTAA